From the Deltaproteobacteria bacterium genome, the window AATTCTTCGCGCCAGCGAAGATTAGCGCATGTAGCTCAAGTCCTTCGACATCGCTTCGAGGCGGCGGATGCGCTCTTCCATCGCCGGGTGGGTGCCAAACAGCGACGCGAAGCTGCTGCCGCTAAGCGGGCTGACGATGAACATATGAGCGGTGGCGTTCTGGGTGCCCTGACTCACCTGCAGCGGAATATTCTGCGCCCCCATGTGCAGCTTGCGCAGCGCGTTGGCCAGCGCCATCGGGTCGCCGGCGATCTTCGCGCCGGTGGCATCCGCCATGTATTCGCGCGAGCGCGACACCGCCATTTGGATCAACATCGCCGCAATCGGCGCCACTATCATCATAAAGATCAAGCCGAACATGCCACCGCCGCCGCCTTCTTCACGGTCGCGGTTGCCGCCAAACATGGCGGCAACCTGGCCCATCTGGGCGAGATAGCTGATCGCGCCGGCCAGCGTCGCAGCGATGCTGCTGATCAAGATATCGCGGTTTTTCACGTGGGCGAGCTCGTGGCCGATCACGCCGCCGAGCT encodes:
- the htpX gene encoding zinc metalloprotease HtpX — encoded protein: MNGFRTTILLAVLTALVVWIGQMVGGPNGAVMALILAGAMNFFSYWFSDKIVLKMYGGQEVGPNEDPELYNMVRELATKGGLPMPKVYVIPEDTPNAFATGRNPEHAAVAVTQGIRRILNRQELGGVIGHELAHVKNRDILISSIAATLAGAISYLAQMGQVAAMFGGNRDREEGGGGGMFGLIFMMIVAPIAAMLIQMAVSRSREYMADATGAKIAGDPMALANALRKLHMGAQNIPLQVSQGTQNATAHMFIVSPLSGSSFASLFGTHPAMEERIRRLEAMSKDLSYMR